DNA sequence from the Pelecanus crispus isolate bPelCri1 chromosome 4, bPelCri1.pri, whole genome shotgun sequence genome:
AATATAATTATGAATTCAAGAGTCTTTTTTTAAGTAGATGCACAGTTGTGTAATTATCTCTTGGACTGTTTGTATTGTTTCTAAATTTCTGTGCTAATGACTTGTTTTTCAAGGTACTGAAATATGATGCGAAGCAGTTTGGTTTCTtcgtttggttttgttttttttttttttcccctccaaagaTAGACTTCCAAGTCTCCCCTGAAAGCAGGATTTGCTGCGGCTAGGACTTGAACAAGTAAATGTAGTGAAATTAGTAACACAATTTGCCTATGCTGATACTTTCCGTATTGGTGGCTATAGAAATGATAACCCAAACGGATGGAATGTCCCCAGCCCCATTATGGACAGCAGAAAGCGGCTTCCAAAACCAGAGGATCTGGTTTGGTCAGAGACTTCACAAGCAGGGAGTGCAGTGAGAGAAGATATAGTAATTGGTGTTTGTTGTAGTAACAATGCCAAATCCAAAATCCTTCATGAATTGAAGGGGTTATAGCCTCAAAAGTCGGTAGATAAGCAGGTTactgaaataattcagaagtAAAAGATACCAGTTTATATaagttttattaataaaataaagcacCTAAACCAATTTTATCAAAAGGCATCAATGTTTTATCTGTGAAGTTGTCATTAATAAATGGTATGGAGATTGAAAACGGCCAACAAAAATACAGGACgatttgctttaatttcttaGGCTGCAGAATTGGAATTGAGCAGAACATTTTGTAGTGCAGAACTAGTATCTCCCTGTTTCCCCATTCCTCCCCAACTGTTGTTCCATCACTACTTCTGTTGGCACGAACCTGTTCCATGTGATTTTTTGCAAAGCAGTGAATTTCCTCAGTTGTAGATTTTTAGTGGGACTTCTGGGTATTCAGGTGGATTTTACCCAACTTGAATTTTTATGTGTGTGACATGGTGTAACACCCATGGACTGTTAacctctttccttcttcttttttctagtCTGTTCTGGGTCTCCTAGGTGATTCCACCAGAATTTCTAAAGATGCGGTATTTCTGTACAGTGGTGGAGACTCCTTAAAGGCTCTACGATTTTATGATGAAATTGAGATGCTAGTAGGCAAAGCTGTGCCTGGACTCCTCGAAGTTATTCTCAGCCGCTCAATTGAAGAGGTTTATAGACATATCcttaaaattctgtttccagATGAAGACCAATTAATGAATTATGACAAtgttgtgaaaagaaaattaagtggGAACAGTGGAGAGGACTTCcatggaaaatatattaaactgaaatctgaaagaaatctTGAGGTTGCTTCAGGgttaatttcatttattgcaCTAAGCAGAGGAAATCATTTTTTCTCTATGAATTTCACCAAGTCTTTTATGCAACCCAACAATACAGTACAGGTAGGAGTGGAACTGCTACAGCAACCATCCTTTCTGCATTTAGTGACTCCAAGTATAATGAAAAGCCACGCACAAGGGTATGAAACGGAGAACAGAATTTTAACAATTACGAACAAGGCAAATAAAACCGACTGTTGCTCTGTACAGCAGATCAATGCAGAATGCAGTCATGTAGCAACGGCAGAGTTGGCATTATGCACAAGATGGAAGTCCAATACAAGAAAATGTGTTGATGCATCACCACTGGTTGTAATACCATCTAAAGAAGAAGTATCTGCATCTGTATATATTGGTTCTCATTCTCATGCAATGCAGGCAATTGATCTAGATTTGGGAGAAATAAAATGGGAGAAGAACCTTGGAGATCGTATTGAATCTTCTGCCTGCGTATCTAAGTGTGGAAATTTCATAGTTGTTGGTACGTCTTTTGTTTTagccttcattttttaaattattttttctgctaaatACAAGATGAATGACAGAGAATTATATTTCTTACCTCTGAATGCCCCCCATCTACACTTATCCATAAACTTCCATGTCCTTCAGAACTAATTTATTGTAAAgtagaaacagaaggaagaagtaatttaagTTTCATGATAACCGGTGATGGAGCTTATCTAACATGTACACTTGTGGTTTATTATATGTCGATTTATTACGAAGGCCTTATTAAGGAATAGTCAATGGGTACAGTTTCTTTTTAGTGGTTGATTAAGGTATGacctttaaactttttttttttgaagtatggAAAGGTGATACAgtcttaaaatgtctttaaaaattgaTAGAGGTAGAAATTAGTACATGGTGCCTCagattatttttcacagaatttaaTTATCTCGTTTGACTCTTCTTTTTGGAAATGTGAAGAACATGTTTGGATAGTTTTTTGGTTTCATCTTATCAGTTGTCAGTGGAGTTGCCATTATTCATCTTAGTGTTATCTTTTTAGCTAATATGTATACATCGCTGGCTGGCACAGATGTCCAGGTGGTGACATTTTTTATGCAAAGCTTATGTTACCATCTTTTTGCTAGTATTTTGATTGCTATTTACTCTGATAACAAAATtgaatgtttcattaaaattgaAGGATTTTCTGGAACTacaattcagttttcattagAAAGCatacagacttttttctttcagcatctttgttttcagaaaggaaaattaggGAAAGAGGTAATTAAAAAACCATTCTTACTCTCCCTTTTCAGCAACTCTCCATGTCTTCTAATATTATTACTGTAAAATTTGATAGAAAGGCAGTGAAATAAGTATATTCTAAATCTAACCTGGAAAGAACATGCAGAACAATCAACTTTAAATGTATGAACTATCAGCAAAGACTTTGAGCtaaaaggagaaacatttcatctggaaaatgttttgaaactgtACCTCATGAgtcatctcatttttttccagcgGTGATGCAGCTAGCAGCATAAATCATaccataaataaaaatacacattatcCTTGTTTCCcctgttgtattttatttcacacaGGTTGTTATGATGGCTTAGTGTATGTGCTTCAAAGCAGTGATGGGGAAATACACTGGACTTTTGTCACAGAAGATACTGTGAAAAGCTCTGCAGTTGTAGACCCTTCCAGTGGACTAGTCTACATAGGATCACATGACCAACATGTATATGCTTTGGATATTTATGTAAGAATCCTGAGTAACGTTTATGTATAGAAGAATAAATATCCAACTTAGACCCTGTTTGTAGTACACTGCATGAAGCTTCACTGGTGTTAGTATTCTCAGGAGTCCAGAATTATGCTTTTGAAATAGTTAGGACTGTTTGAAGTGGGGTTAGGATTATGTGGTAGTAAATAGTTTTAGTGGGGTTCTCAGCTGTGGTTCTTGTGCTACTAGTCCTGGTTGAAACAAAATCTTAAGTTTCTTAGTTATTAAATTTTCTGTGAGTGTTTCAGAATAGGGTGCCCagctagaaataaaattatggcTTAATGGTGGAGAGAGAATCTTACATTCTAAAAGAGCAGATGAACGGAGATGGAAAATAAGAGGGGCAGATACTGTCCCTTCATTAGCTGAATTTCTTTTATTGACTGGAAGAGAAAGTAGCCAATGGCATATGTGTTGCTATAATAGCATGTAAATATATCTTCACTTCTTAACTAGTATTTGCTGAGTAAATGCGGTGTTTGATAAGCTTTGACATTCGAAAATCTTTGTAAATGTGATGAGCTTTAActtaaactgaatttttttttatcttttttcttgtgcttaCAGAAAAAGGCATGTATATGGAAGTTACATTGCGAAGGTGGAGCTGTGTTTTCATCTCCTTGTCTAAGTTCTTTTCCACATCATCTTTACGTTGCTACACTAGGAGGACTACTATTGGCTGTAAACCCAGTATGTACCTTTGCTTATTTGTCTTTGATCCCAATCTCAGATTTAAATGAAaccaaaatgcatttctgaagtTAAGATCACTTTACTGATGAAAGGAACTAGATGATCATATGTTACCATAAGATAGTTTTCACTCGAGGGCCTTATTATACACAAGTTTACCATAAtaattcctgtatttcagaaagctaTCTGGTGATAAAGAGAACTGAAATGACTTGCTTGAATTTACATGCTGACTGTAGGCCAGAGTTGGAATCAGTGTCTTCTCATTCCCATATACTACCTTATCAGTTAAACTAGTGAGTGAGAGAATGTCTGTAAATTTCCCCCACCTCTCCTTTGACAGTaggattaggaaaaaaaaccacacagaactTACTGATACCAGAACAGAATAGAGAAAGAAGCCCCTTCATTCCTCTTACTGTTTCCCTCCCCATAGTCATTTATAGAGCTGTCCCCCTTCATCTTGGACTGGTGTTCTGTTCTCTGCACTGAGGAAATGGTATTCTTGATAGATGTGGAGCAATTTCATGGTTTTCTGAGGCATTGTTGGCTCACAGCTGGTCCTGCCTGATAAAAGGAACAGTCACTTGGAGCAGCTGTTCATGTTTTTGTACTCACACAACCCAGAGCATCAGTCCTAACCATCTTTACCTCCCACCCACTACAAGTTTCCTCAGTAATACCCAACCTGGTGTTAGAAGACGAGTGTACGGTTTTGCAGCTCTAGTGGGCTGTGGTTAAGAAAaaccagattattttcttttttgcgTAATCCTGAGTAACAGGTAGTTGAGAAACCCAGCTGTAACTCCAagtaattatttataaaaataggAATGTGCAGGCTACATTAGGAGCTTATTGTGACAATCATAGATTGTGGGTTGCAGCATTTCCTACAGTATTTATAGTTTATGACATAATCAATATGACTTGCTTTCAGGATATCCTCTCCTTCATTGGTCCTCATCACATACTGAAGAGCTgggaatggaataaaaaaagaatctgtcATTTATTAAAActactgctactactactacactattaccattattattttGCATAGGGCGAGGAGGAGAAGGGTGGAACAGGGGTATTGAGTATCCAGGGAAAACACTAAACATTTTGTTGGAATTAGATTTGTAGAGTAGTTTTGCTTCTGGTATGCATTCTGGATGGGAAAagcctgcttttctttgctgcctgcctttccccccccccccccagtcatTATGGGCTGGGTCAAGCTGTGAGGGAAGGGTTGTTTTGTGCAGCTTCTTACAGTTGTGTTAAGCATCAGATAT
Encoded proteins:
- the AASDH gene encoding beta-alanine-activating enzyme isoform X2; the protein is MVLLKCQAGPHATRFLKRLLVLILGGEERICFLDDEITVPLGTMRETGDFVRVQNAKLFFVGRKDNQIKRHGKRFNIECLQQAAEDLCQVEACAVTWYQQEKLILFVVPKDDFEERETLKELQKSLPAHAVPDELVLIKALPLTSHGKVDISELNKIYQNHLNSRRRDSKLSGAEELWERLQYLWKSVLGLLGDSTRISKDAVFLYSGGDSLKALRFYDEIEMLVGKAVPGLLEVILSRSIEEVYRHILKILFPDEDQLMNYDNVVKRKLSGNSGEDFHGKYIKLKSERNLEVASGLISFIALSRGNHFFSMNFTKSFMQPNNTVQVGVELLQQPSFLHLVTPSIMKSHAQGYETENRILTITNKANKTDCCSVQQINAECSHVATAELALCTRWKSNTRKCVDASPLVVIPSKEEVSASVYIGSHSHAMQAIDLDLGEIKWEKNLGDRIESSACVSKCGNFIVVGCYDGLVYVLQSSDGEIHWTFVTEDTVKSSAVVDPSSGLVYIGSHDQHVYALDIYKKACIWKLHCEGGAVFSSPCLSSFPHHLYVATLGGLLLAVNPVTGNKIWKSFLGKPLFSSPHCNEKYICVGCVDGNLYCYTHSGEKVWQFSTNGPVFSSPCISSLTKQEIFFGSHDCFIYCCNMEGNLLWKFEATSSVYGTPFVFQSDDLKNKILLAAVSTDGKVWILNAKSGTAEGVDKLPGEVFSSPVVWGTKLVVGCRNDYVYCLDLYITGKKEQLRC